A stretch of the Actinoalloteichus fjordicus genome encodes the following:
- the hemL gene encoding glutamate-1-semialdehyde 2,1-aminomutase: MTQVPDPPTSAQPVARSQALFDRASGVTPGGVNSPVRAFHSVGGTPRFMVRGAGAYLWDADDNRYVDLVSSWGPMILGHAHPAVVDAVRTSAAAGLSFGTPTEGEILLAEEIIGRVDPVEQVRLVNSGTEATMSAIRLARGVTGRDKIVKFAGCYHGHVDALLAAAGSGLATLGISSTPGVSSVQTADTIVLPYNDVAALRAVFAEHGRDIACVITEAAAGNMGAVAPLPGFNAELRTLCHASGALLIMDEVMTGFRVSSAGWYGLEGVAGDLYTFGKVMSGGLPAAAFGGRADVMSALSPVGPVYQAGTLSGNPVAVAAGLATLRTADTSVYARLDANARRLGELFADALTGAGVAHQIGYAGNLVSIFFSDSPVHDFAGAQAAETWRFPAFFRSLLAAGVYAPPSAFEAFFVSAALDDAAFEIIAAALPAAATAAAEARPEGDR, from the coding sequence GTGACTCAGGTGCCCGATCCTCCGACGTCCGCGCAGCCGGTGGCCCGTTCGCAGGCCCTGTTCGACCGTGCGAGCGGGGTGACCCCCGGCGGGGTGAACTCGCCGGTTCGTGCGTTCCACTCCGTGGGCGGCACGCCGCGCTTCATGGTGCGCGGCGCAGGCGCCTACCTCTGGGACGCCGACGACAACCGCTACGTCGACCTGGTCAGCTCGTGGGGCCCGATGATCCTGGGCCATGCCCACCCGGCCGTCGTCGACGCGGTGCGGACGTCGGCCGCCGCCGGTCTCTCCTTCGGCACGCCGACGGAGGGCGAGATCCTTCTCGCCGAGGAGATCATCGGCCGGGTCGACCCGGTGGAACAGGTCCGGCTCGTCAACTCGGGCACCGAGGCGACGATGAGCGCCATCCGACTGGCCAGGGGCGTCACCGGCCGAGACAAGATCGTCAAGTTCGCGGGCTGCTACCACGGACACGTCGACGCGCTGCTCGCCGCCGCAGGCTCCGGCCTGGCCACCCTCGGCATCTCCTCCACGCCGGGAGTCTCCTCCGTTCAGACGGCGGACACGATCGTCCTGCCGTACAACGACGTCGCGGCGCTGCGGGCGGTGTTCGCCGAACACGGCCGAGACATCGCCTGCGTGATCACCGAGGCCGCGGCGGGGAACATGGGCGCGGTCGCTCCGCTGCCCGGTTTCAACGCGGAGCTGCGCACCCTGTGCCACGCCTCGGGCGCGCTGCTGATCATGGACGAGGTGATGACGGGCTTCCGCGTCTCCTCGGCGGGCTGGTACGGGCTGGAGGGCGTGGCGGGCGACCTCTACACCTTCGGCAAGGTCATGTCGGGGGGGCTTCCCGCAGCCGCGTTCGGCGGTCGGGCCGACGTGATGTCGGCGCTCTCCCCGGTCGGACCGGTCTACCAGGCAGGGACCCTGTCCGGGAATCCCGTCGCCGTCGCCGCCGGACTTGCGACGCTGCGCACGGCCGACACCTCGGTCTACGCGCGGCTGGACGCCAATGCGCGGCGCCTCGGCGAGTTGTTCGCCGACGCGTTGACCGGCGCCGGAGTGGCCCATCAGATCGGCTATGCGGGCAACCTCGTCAGCATCTTCTTCTCCGACTCGCCGGTACACGACTTCGCCGGTGCCCAGGCCGCCGAGACCTGGCGATTCCCCGCGTTCTTCCGCAGCCTGCTCGCGGCAGGCGTCTACGCCCCGCCGAGCGCCTTCGAGGCCTTCTTCGTCTCGGCCGCACTGGACGACGCCGCGTTCGAGATCATCGCCGCCGCACTGCCCGCCGCCGCGACCGCGGCGGCCGAGGCCCGACCGGAGGGAGATCGGTGA
- a CDS encoding histidine phosphatase family protein, giving the protein MSTRTVVHLLRHGEVHNPEGILYGRLPGFRLSERGERQAETVAEFLSGHDIVHVVTSPLERARQTALPLLAAHQLTPSIDDRLIEADNLFEGQRVSVGDGALRSPKNWPKLLNPFLPSWGEPYLKIAHRMLAAVHRARAAAEGHEAVCVSHQLPVWTVRQFLQGDRLWHDPRHRQCALASLTSLEFEAERLVGISYREPAGPSGSQVAGA; this is encoded by the coding sequence GTGAGCACCCGCACCGTCGTTCATCTGCTTCGCCATGGTGAAGTGCACAATCCTGAGGGCATCCTGTACGGAAGGCTGCCCGGCTTCCGGCTCTCCGAGCGCGGCGAACGGCAGGCCGAGACGGTCGCCGAGTTCCTGTCGGGGCACGACATCGTGCACGTGGTGACCTCGCCGTTGGAGCGCGCGAGGCAGACGGCGCTTCCGCTGCTGGCTGCGCACCAGCTCACCCCCTCGATCGACGACCGACTCATCGAGGCGGACAACCTCTTCGAGGGCCAGCGGGTCTCGGTGGGCGACGGCGCGCTGCGGTCGCCGAAGAACTGGCCGAAGCTGCTCAACCCGTTCCTGCCGTCCTGGGGCGAGCCCTACCTGAAGATCGCCCATCGGATGCTGGCCGCCGTGCATCGCGCCAGAGCCGCCGCCGAGGGGCATGAGGCAGTGTGCGTCTCGCATCAGCTCCCGGTGTGGACGGTGCGACAGTTCCTCCAGGGCGATCGGCTCTGGCACGACCCGAGGCATCGGCAGTGTGCGCTGGCCTCGTTGACGAGCCTGGAGTTCGAGGCGGAGCGTCTGGTCGGAATCAGTTACCGCGAACCGGCCGGGCCGTCCGGCAGTCAGGTCGCAGGCGCATGA
- a CDS encoding TlpA disulfide reductase family protein produces the protein MTRRFRLVGLLGAVLLTLGACSSGQADDVPGSGRYQFVAPGGETRIRYDEAERQLAPEINGDDLMNEGEQIGAQDFEDEVVVLNIWGSWCGPCRLEASHLQYVYEETAEDGVAFLGINVRDNVRSAPMDFVSNLGITYPSIYDPSGRSLLGLRGYPRTAVPSTIILDRSHRVAAVLLDEVLAEDLLPIVAEIAAEE, from the coding sequence ATGACCAGGCGCTTCCGGCTGGTCGGCCTGCTCGGAGCAGTACTGCTGACGCTCGGTGCATGCAGCTCCGGGCAGGCCGACGACGTCCCCGGCTCCGGCCGATATCAGTTCGTCGCCCCCGGCGGTGAGACGCGCATCCGCTATGACGAGGCGGAACGGCAGCTCGCGCCGGAGATCAACGGCGACGATCTGATGAACGAGGGCGAACAGATCGGCGCTCAGGATTTCGAGGACGAGGTGGTGGTCCTCAATATCTGGGGTTCGTGGTGTGGTCCATGCAGACTTGAAGCCTCACACCTGCAATACGTATATGAGGAGACCGCAGAAGACGGCGTGGCGTTCCTCGGAATCAACGTCAGAGACAACGTGCGTTCGGCGCCGATGGATTTCGTGTCGAATCTCGGAATCACCTATCCGTCGATCTACGATCCCTCCGGACGATCGCTGCTCGGGCTGCGTGGCTATCCGCGCACTGCGGTGCCGTCGACGATCATCCTGGATCGCAGTCATCGAGTGGCCGCAGTGCTCTTGGACGAGGTGCTGGCCGAGGATCTGCTGCCGATCGTGGCGGAGATCGCCGCCGAGGAGTGA
- a CDS encoding serine/threonine protein kinase has product MEPLSATDPRQIGRYRVLGLLGAGGMGRVYLGRSPGGRPVAIKVIREEHSEDEQFRMRFAREIDAAAAVSGAFTAAVIEAAPDARPPWLVTSYIEGPSLLKAVSDFGPFPESSLRVLTAGLAEALREIHQSGLIHRDVKPTNVLLASDGPRVIDFGIAWAAEAVSLTQVGTHFGTPGFMAPEQAVGERVTASSDMFSLGCVIVFAATGVSPFGEGNSTALLYRVVHNEPTLDGLPPSLRDVIGTCLAKNPVHRPRPDEILAQIDTGFDHAWLPAQVTTVLAQKSAETRAMLDGTRVQPMGAAGTPSQAPPAQNGPGHPRTRLLAGIPIPTSYPADVANEPPPYETDQPPKYQPEPVGFSEPYSARGAQHVQSAAAPRSQPYAEPHSGAYADPYSAEHAPARRPEVSRRGETPRARRPAQRPTIAPQPEPRREEPAPRRYADDGDGRGQLGRILMAPFTAVGFLLKGIVSVLLWPFKALWSCLLITIVAVGVIAFFSIDALAGLAVLFDRAVDMVQRMFDFF; this is encoded by the coding sequence ATGGAACCACTTTCTGCGACCGACCCGCGACAGATCGGCCGTTATCGGGTACTCGGACTGCTCGGCGCAGGCGGAATGGGTCGGGTGTATCTCGGTCGTTCTCCGGGCGGCAGGCCGGTGGCGATCAAGGTCATTCGCGAGGAGCACTCCGAGGACGAGCAGTTTCGAATGCGCTTTGCGCGTGAGATCGACGCGGCAGCCGCCGTGAGCGGCGCTTTCACCGCCGCCGTGATCGAGGCCGCCCCCGATGCCCGGCCGCCCTGGCTGGTGACCTCCTATATCGAGGGACCCTCGCTGCTCAAGGCGGTCAGTGATTTCGGTCCGTTTCCGGAATCGTCCCTGCGGGTATTGACCGCCGGGCTCGCCGAGGCACTGCGGGAGATTCATCAGAGCGGACTGATTCATCGTGATGTGAAACCGACGAACGTGCTGCTCGCCTCCGATGGACCGCGAGTCATCGACTTCGGCATCGCCTGGGCCGCCGAGGCCGTCTCGCTCACCCAGGTCGGCACGCATTTCGGGACGCCCGGATTCATGGCGCCGGAGCAGGCCGTCGGCGAGCGGGTGACCGCGTCGAGCGACATGTTCTCTCTCGGCTGCGTCATCGTCTTCGCAGCCACCGGCGTGAGTCCCTTCGGCGAGGGAAACTCGACGGCGCTGCTGTATCGAGTCGTCCACAACGAACCGACGCTCGACGGCCTGCCCCCCTCGCTCCGCGACGTCATCGGCACCTGCCTGGCGAAGAACCCGGTGCATCGTCCGCGCCCCGACGAGATCCTGGCCCAGATCGACACCGGCTTCGATCACGCCTGGCTGCCCGCTCAGGTGACCACGGTGCTCGCGCAGAAGAGCGCCGAGACGCGAGCGATGCTCGACGGCACCCGCGTCCAGCCGATGGGCGCGGCGGGGACACCGTCACAGGCGCCCCCCGCCCAGAACGGCCCGGGGCATCCCAGGACGCGGCTGCTGGCGGGCATCCCGATCCCCACGTCGTACCCGGCGGACGTGGCGAATGAGCCGCCGCCGTATGAGACGGATCAGCCGCCGAAGTACCAGCCGGAGCCGGTCGGCTTCTCCGAGCCGTACTCCGCGCGCGGAGCGCAGCACGTCCAGTCCGCTGCCGCGCCCCGCTCCCAGCCGTATGCGGAGCCTCACTCGGGGGCGTACGCGGACCCGTACTCGGCAGAGCACGCTCCTGCCCGGCGACCGGAGGTGTCTCGACGCGGCGAGACGCCTCGAGCGAGGCGGCCCGCGCAGCGGCCGACGATCGCACCGCAGCCCGAACCTCGACGTGAGGAGCCCGCCCCCCGGCGCTACGCCGACGACGGGGACGGCCGAGGTCAGCTCGGCCGCATCCTGATGGCGCCGTTCACCGCCGTCGGCTTCCTGCTGAAGGGCATCGTCTCGGTGCTCCTCTGGCCCTTCAAGGCGTTGTGGAGCTGTCTGCTCATCACCATCGTCGCGGTCGGCGTCATCGCCTTCTTCAGCATCGACGCGCTCGCAGGCCTCGCGGTCCTGTTCGACCGCGCCGTCGATATGGTGCAGCGGATGTTCGACTTCTTCTAG
- a CDS encoding cytochrome c biogenesis CcdA family protein — MDPSEFVISGPLLLATGVAVLAGLVSFASPCVIPLVPGYLAYLAGLVGAEAPQTRPVPAGGIAARDEQAAESTSSGAAVPDSVAAAEHRSGRLRVAGAAGLFVLGFTAVFLASTVFLLGLTDLIFANQPLLQRIGGVVTIAMGLVFLGFVPALQRDVRVHRRFGTGVWGAPLLGGVFGLGWTPCLSPTLGGVIAVAATTDADGGMMTRGIVLVIAYCLGLGLPFVLLALGAGWAVRTGDWLRRNSRRIQIGGGVLLLIVGIMLVTGLWGVLISLIQGPIGSFELPL; from the coding sequence GTGGACCCCTCCGAGTTCGTCATCTCCGGGCCGCTGTTGCTGGCCACGGGAGTCGCCGTGCTTGCAGGTCTCGTGAGTTTCGCCTCGCCGTGCGTGATTCCGCTGGTTCCCGGCTACCTGGCCTATCTCGCGGGGCTCGTCGGCGCCGAGGCGCCGCAGACCCGGCCGGTCCCCGCAGGCGGGATCGCCGCGCGCGACGAACAGGCGGCGGAATCGACCTCCTCGGGCGCCGCCGTGCCCGATTCGGTCGCGGCCGCCGAGCACAGATCCGGCAGGCTTCGGGTCGCGGGCGCGGCCGGCCTGTTCGTCCTCGGATTCACCGCCGTCTTCCTGGCGAGCACGGTGTTCCTGCTCGGCCTCACCGACCTGATCTTCGCCAACCAGCCGCTGCTCCAACGGATCGGCGGGGTCGTCACGATCGCCATGGGACTGGTGTTCCTCGGCTTCGTCCCCGCCCTGCAACGCGACGTGCGGGTGCATCGTCGGTTCGGGACCGGCGTCTGGGGGGCTCCCCTGCTCGGCGGCGTCTTCGGACTCGGCTGGACGCCGTGTCTCAGCCCGACCCTGGGCGGGGTCATCGCGGTCGCCGCGACCACCGACGCCGACGGCGGAATGATGACCAGGGGGATCGTCCTGGTGATCGCCTACTGCCTCGGTCTCGGCCTGCCCTTCGTCCTGCTCGCCCTGGGCGCGGGCTGGGCGGTGCGTACCGGCGACTGGTTGCGGCGCAACAGCAGACGGATTCAGATCGGGGGCGGCGTGCTGCTCCTGATCGTCGGGATCATGCTGGTCACCGGGTTGTGGGGCGTGTTGATCAGCCTGATCCAGGGACCCATCGGAAGTTTCGAGCTGCCGCTGTGA
- the resB gene encoding cytochrome c biogenesis protein ResB: MTVKTRRKPPALLAFLRNTWRGLTTMRTALTLLFLLALAAVPGALLPQESTNISLVDDFYEDYPTIAPILARLGMFDVFASVWFAAIYVLLFISLIGCLLPRTFDHAKSLRAEPVLTPRRLGRLPHHRIAAVTDDVETVRARVDERLKGWRTVHRTEADGVHTVSAERGYLRELGNLVFHFALVGLLVSMAAGRLLGYEGQVIVRADGGEFCNSGIYNYDSFRPGITVDGTQLNPFCIQVHDFTAEYTHAGTATYYESNVSYQEGADLETGTWRDHLLRVNHPLRMADDRVYLLGNGYAPEFTVTFPDGEERLGDVQWRPVELTTMLSEGATKFDPPNTVDEDERRENQLAITGLLAPTPMFTEEGLLTSGFPQLNEPMVAVDVMRGDLGNNSGRGQSIFEIDQDMVDEGELVRVARENLAVGEEIELADGTTVRFDGVERWASLQVSYDPAQFWVLISSLFILGGLGLSLIVKRRRLWVRITPQNPGDGAGRTVVEFGGLARTDQAGYGEEFGRVTTELLARLRASDSVELLARLRESGSVEQPASLRESDAVEQPGPVRESDAVPPSAARDEPDPTETPDQAGDAASADATGAVQKPPASEPDSALGKDA, encoded by the coding sequence GTGACCGTGAAGACTCGCAGGAAACCTCCTGCGCTCCTGGCCTTCCTCCGGAACACCTGGCGCGGCCTCACCACGATGCGGACCGCACTGACCCTGCTGTTCCTGCTGGCCTTGGCTGCCGTGCCGGGTGCGCTGCTGCCCCAGGAGTCGACCAACATCAGCCTGGTCGACGACTTCTACGAGGACTACCCGACCATCGCGCCGATCCTGGCCCGGCTCGGGATGTTCGACGTGTTCGCCAGCGTCTGGTTCGCCGCGATCTACGTGCTGCTGTTCATCTCGCTGATCGGCTGTCTGCTGCCGAGGACCTTCGACCACGCCAAGTCGCTGCGGGCCGAGCCGGTGCTGACGCCCCGTCGCCTCGGCAGGCTGCCCCACCACCGGATCGCCGCCGTGACCGACGACGTCGAGACGGTGCGCGCCCGAGTCGACGAGCGACTCAAGGGCTGGCGGACGGTGCATCGCACCGAGGCCGACGGCGTGCACACCGTCAGCGCGGAACGCGGCTACCTTCGCGAGCTGGGCAACCTGGTGTTCCACTTTGCCCTGGTCGGGCTGCTGGTCTCGATGGCGGCGGGGCGACTGCTCGGGTACGAGGGCCAGGTCATCGTGCGGGCCGACGGCGGCGAGTTCTGCAACTCCGGCATCTACAACTACGACTCGTTCCGGCCCGGCATCACCGTCGACGGCACCCAGCTCAACCCGTTCTGCATCCAGGTACACGACTTCACGGCCGAGTACACCCACGCGGGGACGGCGACGTATTACGAGTCGAACGTGTCCTACCAGGAGGGCGCGGATCTGGAGACCGGTACGTGGCGGGACCACCTCCTGCGGGTCAACCATCCGCTGCGGATGGCGGACGACCGCGTCTACCTGCTGGGCAACGGCTACGCACCGGAGTTCACCGTGACCTTCCCCGACGGGGAGGAGCGGCTCGGCGACGTGCAGTGGCGACCGGTCGAACTGACCACGATGCTCTCCGAGGGCGCGACGAAGTTCGACCCGCCGAACACCGTCGACGAGGACGAACGTCGGGAGAACCAGCTCGCGATCACCGGGCTGCTCGCCCCGACCCCGATGTTCACCGAGGAGGGCCTGCTCACTTCCGGCTTCCCCCAGCTGAACGAGCCGATGGTCGCGGTCGATGTGATGCGCGGCGACCTGGGGAACAACTCCGGCCGAGGCCAGTCGATCTTCGAGATCGATCAGGACATGGTCGATGAGGGCGAGCTGGTGCGGGTGGCCAGGGAGAACCTGGCCGTCGGCGAGGAGATCGAGCTGGCGGACGGCACCACGGTGCGCTTCGACGGCGTGGAACGGTGGGCCTCGCTCCAGGTCTCCTACGACCCCGCCCAGTTCTGGGTGCTGATCTCCAGTCTCTTCATCCTCGGCGGCCTCGGGCTCTCCCTCATCGTGAAGCGGCGACGGCTGTGGGTGCGGATCACCCCGCAGAATCCGGGCGACGGAGCCGGTCGTACCGTGGTCGAGTTCGGTGGGCTCGCCCGCACCGACCAGGCCGGATACGGCGAGGAGTTCGGCAGGGTGACCACGGAGCTGCTTGCCAGGCTCCGTGCATCAGATTCTGTGGAGCTGCTTGCCAGGCTCCGTGAATCAGGCTCTGTGGAGCAGCCTGCGTCGCTCCGTGAGTCAGATGCAGTGGAGCAGCCTGGGCCGGTCCGTGAATCAGACGCCGTGCCGCCGTCTGCCGCGCGCGACGAACCAGATCCCACCGAGACCCCGGACCAGGCCGGCGACGCGGCCTCGGCCGATGCGACAGGGGCGGTCCAGAAGCCGCCCGCGAGTGAGCCGGATTCGGCTCTGGGGAAGGACGCCTGA
- the ccsB gene encoding c-type cytochrome biogenesis protein CcsB, with protein sequence MPVDETLSVYSDLCLASALVIYVLALLLQAAEYGFTRKPKTAKTSALVGAGGTTSTTDADATTAGSDTPPSRRPLAERLGRMGVSLTVLGAVVQLASLVLRGFATGRVPWGNMYEYISALSLAAVVAWLFVLRRHPIRVLGVFVLLPVFILYFVAGTVLYAEAAPLVASLRSIWIVIHVSAAIVGSGIFLVSGTASVAYLIKAAHLAKPKRFAFVGEKLPDIAVLDRVAYRSAVFAFPILTFGIICGAIWAEAAWGRFWGWDPKETVAFICWVVYAGYLHARATSGWRGTRAAWVNVIAFALNLFNLFFINLVVAGLHSYAGVG encoded by the coding sequence ATGCCGGTCGACGAGACCCTGTCCGTCTACAGCGACCTGTGCCTCGCCAGCGCGCTCGTCATCTACGTGCTGGCGTTGCTGCTACAGGCCGCGGAGTACGGCTTCACCCGCAAACCCAAGACGGCCAAGACGTCGGCGCTGGTGGGGGCGGGCGGCACGACCTCGACCACCGACGCCGACGCGACCACCGCCGGCTCCGACACACCCCCGTCCCGACGTCCCCTCGCGGAGCGTCTCGGCCGGATGGGCGTCTCGCTGACCGTGCTCGGCGCGGTCGTGCAACTCGCCTCGCTGGTGCTGCGCGGCTTCGCCACCGGCCGCGTGCCGTGGGGCAACATGTACGAGTACATCTCGGCGTTGTCGCTGGCCGCCGTCGTGGCCTGGCTGTTCGTGCTGCGCAGGCATCCGATCCGGGTGCTGGGCGTGTTCGTGCTGCTCCCGGTCTTCATCCTCTACTTCGTCGCAGGAACGGTGCTCTACGCGGAGGCCGCACCACTGGTGGCCTCGCTTCGCTCGATCTGGATCGTCATCCACGTGTCGGCGGCGATCGTCGGCAGCGGGATCTTCCTGGTCTCGGGAACCGCGAGCGTCGCTTATCTGATCAAGGCCGCGCATCTGGCAAAGCCGAAGCGGTTCGCCTTCGTCGGCGAGAAGCTGCCCGACATCGCCGTCCTGGACCGAGTCGCCTATCGCAGTGCGGTGTTCGCGTTCCCGATCCTCACCTTCGGGATCATCTGCGGGGCGATCTGGGCCGAGGCGGCCTGGGGCCGGTTCTGGGGCTGGGACCCCAAGGAGACGGTGGCCTTCATCTGCTGGGTCGTCTACGCCGGATACCTGCACGCGCGGGCGACCTCCGGCTGGCGCGGCACCCGAGCGGCCTGGGTGAACGTCATCGCCTTCGCGCTGAATCTGTTCAATCTGTTCTTCATCAACCTGGTGGTCGCGGGTCTGCACTCCTACGCAGGAGTAGGTTGA
- a CDS encoding MinD/ParA family ATP-binding protein, with product MTGRQDEPESPTESMWQPPVRGQQRAEGHGYYGEQAPAASPPADSGGSGPYPVEGASSGPYYVDQASGPYPVEGASGPHPVEPVSGPYAVDPASGPYQVDPAVAGGYYADPSVSGPHQQPPAYGMPGTGHAPQYGAYQQQGQPGRQQNQASSPQDLSSARLLRQGKRPPQGGWRRMLYKASGHTLNLGESPAERQRRELIARINQPLQGCYKIAMLSLKGGVGKTTTTATLGSTFASLRGDRVIAVDANPDRGTLSQKIPLETTATVRHLLRDAARIRKYSDVRAYTSQGPSRLEVLASEQDPAVSEAFSEEDYRRSVTLLEHFYNVVLTDCGTGLMHSAMRGVLDIADSLIIVSSGSIDGARSASATLDWLDAHGYRNLVSRSVAVINSVRPGSGKVDLDKLTQHFAARCRAVCRVPFDAHLEEGAEIELDRLAPDTRLGLLELAATVADDFPQAISRSRTS from the coding sequence GTGACCGGACGGCAAGACGAGCCCGAGTCGCCCACGGAGTCGATGTGGCAGCCGCCCGTCAGGGGGCAGCAGCGGGCCGAGGGGCACGGCTACTACGGGGAGCAGGCACCCGCAGCATCACCACCGGCGGATTCGGGCGGTTCCGGCCCTTATCCGGTGGAGGGGGCCAGTTCCGGACCGTATTACGTGGACCAGGCTTCCGGCCCCTATCCGGTGGAGGGAGCCTCCGGCCCGCATCCGGTGGAGCCGGTCTCGGGACCCTATGCCGTCGACCCGGCGTCCGGCCCGTATCAGGTCGATCCGGCGGTCGCGGGCGGCTATTACGCTGATCCCAGCGTCTCGGGACCACACCAGCAGCCCCCGGCCTATGGGATGCCCGGCACCGGCCATGCACCGCAGTACGGGGCTTACCAGCAGCAGGGGCAGCCGGGCAGGCAGCAGAACCAGGCCTCCTCCCCGCAGGACCTGTCCTCGGCGCGACTGCTCCGCCAGGGCAAGCGCCCGCCGCAGGGCGGCTGGCGCCGGATGCTCTACAAGGCGAGCGGCCACACCCTCAACCTCGGGGAGAGCCCGGCGGAGCGTCAGCGACGTGAGCTGATCGCCAGGATCAACCAGCCGTTGCAGGGCTGCTACAAGATCGCGATGCTGAGCCTCAAGGGCGGTGTGGGCAAGACCACCACCACGGCCACGCTCGGCTCGACCTTCGCCTCGCTGCGTGGTGACCGGGTGATCGCGGTGGACGCGAACCCGGACCGGGGCACGCTCAGCCAGAAGATCCCGCTGGAGACCACGGCCACCGTCCGCCATCTGCTCCGGGACGCCGCCCGCATCCGCAAGTACAGCGACGTCCGCGCCTACACTTCGCAGGGACCCAGCAGGCTCGAGGTGCTGGCCAGCGAGCAGGACCCGGCCGTCTCCGAGGCCTTCAGCGAAGAGGACTACCGGCGCTCGGTGACGTTGTTGGAGCACTTCTACAACGTGGTGCTCACCGACTGCGGGACCGGGCTGATGCACTCGGCGATGCGCGGTGTGCTGGACATCGCCGACTCACTGATCATCGTGTCGTCGGGCTCCATAGACGGGGCACGCAGTGCCTCGGCGACCTTGGACTGGCTGGACGCGCACGGCTACCGGAACCTGGTCTCCCGCTCGGTCGCGGTGATCAATTCGGTGCGGCCGGGCTCCGGCAAGGTCGATCTGGACAAGCTCACCCAGCACTTCGCTGCGCGGTGCCGCGCGGTCTGCCGGGTTCCGTTCGACGCGCACCTCGAAGAAGGTGCGGAGATCGAGCTGGACCGCCTCGCCCCGGACACCCGTCTCGGCCTGTTGGAACTCGCCGCCACGGTGGCCGACGACTTCCCGCAGGCGATCAGCCGGTCTCGAACCAGCTGA
- a CDS encoding BldC family transcriptional regulator — translation MTGSVQHTEQYSAERLLTPGEVATMFRVDPKTVTRWATAGRIGSIRTPGGHRRFRESEVKALLANLTREASSPVAMN, via the coding sequence GTGACTGGGTCCGTTCAACACACCGAGCAGTACTCCGCCGAGCGGTTGCTCACCCCCGGAGAGGTCGCGACGATGTTCCGCGTTGATCCCAAGACGGTGACGCGATGGGCCACCGCGGGTCGGATCGGATCGATTCGCACGCCGGGCGGGCACCGCCGGTTCCGCGAGTCGGAGGTCAAGGCGCTGCTGGCCAATCTGACCAGGGAGGCCAGCTCACCGGTGGCGATGAACTGA
- a CDS encoding Lrp/AsnC family transcriptional regulator yields MDSVDRRIIAALRANGRATYADLGRQVGLSASAVHERVGKLESSGVITGYHAVVDPRTVGLGVTALVGIQPSDAGDDERIAEALGTLAEVESCYAVAGDEAFVVKVRVATMDDLERALGRLRRIEGVARTRTTVVLSTRFEGRPNDPDEQWAAAGRRTDP; encoded by the coding sequence ATGGACAGTGTGGACCGGCGGATCATTGCGGCGCTGCGGGCCAACGGGCGGGCTACCTACGCCGATCTGGGCAGGCAGGTGGGGCTGTCCGCCTCGGCCGTTCATGAACGGGTCGGCAAGCTGGAGTCCTCCGGGGTCATCACCGGCTACCACGCCGTCGTCGATCCCAGGACGGTCGGGCTCGGCGTGACGGCGTTGGTCGGCATCCAGCCCAGCGACGCAGGCGATGACGAACGGATCGCCGAGGCGCTGGGCACGCTCGCGGAGGTGGAGTCCTGCTACGCGGTCGCGGGGGACGAGGCCTTCGTCGTCAAGGTGCGGGTCGCCACCATGGACGACCTGGAGCGAGCCCTCGGCAGACTCCGCCGTATCGAGGGGGTGGCGCGTACTCGGACCACCGTCGTGCTCTCGACGCGCTTCGAGGGGCGCCCCAACGATCCCGACGAGCAGTGGGCCGCCGCTGGGCGCCGGACCGATCCGTAG
- a CDS encoding DUF4229 domain-containing protein: MSSNDTASATAVDDAGKETTMTEDTATRSTLGTDLLLYTVARLLAVAVPAAVLVLLNSPVLVALAVGLVLGLGLSLVLFRPLRARISVGLADRAARRAAARRKLEAQLRGEDERTA, translated from the coding sequence GTGAGCTCGAACGACACTGCGTCCGCCACGGCCGTCGACGACGCGGGGAAGGAGACGACGATGACCGAGGACACCGCGACGCGGAGCACGCTCGGCACCGACCTGTTGCTGTACACGGTCGCCCGACTGCTGGCGGTGGCCGTTCCCGCTGCCGTTCTCGTGCTGCTGAACAGCCCGGTGCTCGTGGCGCTGGCGGTCGGGCTCGTGCTCGGTCTCGGGCTGTCGCTGGTGCTGTTCCGACCGCTGCGCGCTCGGATCTCGGTGGGGCTGGCTGATCGCGCCGCCCGGCGGGCCGCCGCCCGCAGGAAGCTGGAGGCTCAGTTGCGCGGCGAGGACGAACGGACCGCCTGA
- a CDS encoding type VII secretion target: protein MSDDFEVEPEELRGYTGLTDATAGHFTEIGAYAANKGADTSGFTGLFVILQPLVIAIGSLYEGCMEDASAKMRNLSAALNDTASDYELVERGEQGSMSALTDQASQITPS, encoded by the coding sequence ATGAGCGACGACTTCGAAGTCGAGCCAGAGGAGCTTCGCGGGTACACGGGACTGACCGATGCGACTGCGGGCCACTTCACCGAGATCGGCGCCTATGCGGCGAACAAGGGCGCTGACACCAGCGGATTCACTGGTCTGTTCGTGATCCTTCAGCCGCTGGTCATCGCCATCGGCAGCCTGTACGAGGGCTGCATGGAGGACGCGAGCGCGAAGATGCGCAACCTGTCCGCCGCGTTGAACGACACGGCAAGTGATTACGAACTGGTCGAGCGCGGGGAGCAGGGCAGCATGTCCGCGCTGACCGATCAGGCGTCGCAGATCACGCCGAGCTGA